Genomic window (Gasterosteus aculeatus chromosome 1, fGasAcu3.hap1.1, whole genome shotgun sequence):
CACGCGAGACGCCAGTAATTTAATCAAGCTAAACTCCATTAGGTTAATGGTTTGCCGACCAGAGCGGGAGGATTAGTAGCTTCCATCAGTGAAGAAGGAACGTGAATATGTTTACTCTGGGAAAGTGGAAAAACAAGAGGACGTTAAATCAGGAGCTGTTTTCCACGGCGGCCTTCTGGGTCGCACCTGAAGTCCTTTCTGTCCTTTTGCCTCTCTGGCAACAAAACGTCGCCTCCGGTTTCACTGTTATAACGAATCTGCATTTAaatgtgaaggttttttttttttttcttccactgaCTGAAGCACTCGTTTTTCctctacaatgtggttgaaaacagaagcttgtaatATTGCGACGTTTGATTTAATTTCCGTTTGGTTTGTGGGCCACAGGTGATGACGTCAGGGACGCCGAGGAGCTCCGATCCTCCCACGGTCTCCGGGAAGAAGACAGCGACTGTCCCAGAGACTCGGGCTGCTTCATTCCATCAGAATGTCCGGAGGGcaaagaggaggcggagcggcTCGCGGACGCCGTGGACTCTTGAAGCGAAGGACACTTTGACGGACGGggctgcaaagtgtgtgtggggtttttttctcGTGACTGGTGGTTCTAACAATTATCCGCTCGAAACAGATTTATTATTATGCTTTTGAAGTTTGAATAATATGGATTTATGTAATTATTAAAAATCTTTTGGTTTCAGAATAACTTACAAATATGCAACTCAACTGTCAAATTCTTACTGTGAACTTCTGTTTCCAAAGAAACCATTGAAAAACTACACACAACCTGACAAATAAGGCTGATACATTGTAACAGTAACAGTACCGTTAGCAGATCCGTGTATCAGTGTAGCGCCGCGGTCCGTGTTACACACATGTGCTTACTTACTTAACTACACAGTAGTTAGATAATGATCAAGTTGGACTTTTACTTAATTTTTCTGCTGTTGAGaaactgttttactgttttaataaTTTTATTGATTAACGTTGTATTTATTGCATTGTAAGTCATATAATGCTTTTTTCTCCATATAACGCCTTTATTTATAACATCTGCATCGTCAGCATTATCACCAGATCCAATCTCAATTGTTCAACACGCAGTacttttttatcattttctgTACTTTGAGTGTTGTTGGTGAAGGGATGACTTTCAAATGTAGTGTCTGGGTTCTAACAGCATATTCAAATCTTGCCTATAAAATCTATATTGTACAGGAAATCACATGTTATTTTCTAATCGTGTTTGAGTGAGTGTATGAGAGAGCCTGTGTATAAACGCATGTGAAAGTTACCGTCCAATTGTTTTCACaacttttgtaaataaaatcaaagaagtaCAATTAAAACCCCAATTATTGTAAGTCATAATTATTAAATTCATCTAGCTTCATGAATAAACAGCCACAAATTAAATATGATATATGAATAAGCATTTAATATAAGAGGGGTTCCTGACAAACTGACAATAATTAATCAATTCAATCttgaattgtaaaaaaaagaagttttctATAAATTTAATTAAATCGTGTTTTATGTGAAACATCTCGTTTCAACGTTAGCCTCCAGTCTCAACTGCTTGGCTCTACCTGATTGGTTAAGAAAATAAACACGTCAGAAAACGTTCGGACGCCCTTAAATCTCGCTAGCGTTGATGGGAAATGTAGTGTAATGTAAGCAACGTCCCATCCGTGTTAAATGCCGTAAACTACATTACCCAGAACCAGTGACGGCGCAATTGAACGTTGACGTGTATTTTGTTGGTCGACCGGAAAACTCCTATTCGCAGCATCCAGTTGTAAAAGCCGACAGTTGGCCAATATTTAAACGCGTATTGAACAACTCAAAGGacattttgtgattttattttagcgGCGGAAGGGTACGCGTGTGTCTGACGATGTCCGGAGAAATTTCTATGATCGGTAAGTTAAAGGACGCTTGTTTTTCCCCGCGATAGCTAAAGCGGTGACTGGTGAGCTAACGCGTGAGCTAACGCGTCTGGTCCACCTCACGCTCCGCAGGTTCCGTCATCCTGGCCCTGTTCCTGGCCGGATACCTGGGCCAGCAGTACCTGCCGCCCCCCAAACCCAAAGTGATCGGCCTGGATCTGGGCACCACGTTCTGCTCCGTCGGGGTCTTCCATCCGGGCagcggggaggtggaggtgatcgCGGACGAGGAGGGCAGGAGGAGCATCCCCTCCGCCGTCTCCTTCACCGCCACCGCGGTGCTGGCCGGACATGAAGCCCTGGAGCTGGCCGACGACAACCCGCAGAACACCGTCTACGACGCCAAGAGGTTCATCGGGAAAATATTTGAGCCGGGGGTCCTGGAGCAGGAGAGCGCCCGGTACCCGTTTAAGGTGGGGCTCGGTCCAGCTGGATGAACTACAGTGAACTAGTGACGTCAGTGGTGGATCACGTGTCCTGGGGTGACTTTAACACTGGTTTGAGAGTTGAGGTGTCCAACAGTCTGACCAACATACATTTAGAACAAGGCGTTTTAATTGATGACCACATGTTACCTGTGATTTGCTTCCCAGTTTGCATGTCTTCATGTCTCCGTCTTCACCCGTTTCTTTGCGCCTCTTCCAGGTGATCAACAATAATGGGAGCGCAGAGTTTCTGCTCTCCACCAACCACACCTTCACCGTGAGCCCAGAGTTCATCGGATCCAGGCTGCTGCTGAAGATGAGGAAGATGGCCGAGCGGCATCTCGACGCGCGCATCCAGAAGGCCGTCATCTCGGTGCCCGCGGAGTTCGACGAGAGACAGAGGAACTTCACCGTCAGGGCCGCCAACCTCGCCGGTCAGTCCTCCGATTGTGGTAGTGGTTCATTTGACGAATTGGGCATCACCAGAAGCATGAAACGTACCAgctacacgcacgcacacacacacactgcacactagTAGTGTAACATGCATGACGCGTGCATCCCTTGCAGGCCTGGAGATCCTGCGTGTGATCAATGAGCCCACGGCGGCAGCCATGGCCTACGGCCTGCACAAGGTGGACGTGTTCAACGTTCTGGTGATCGACCTCGGGGGAGGGACCCTGGATGTTTCTCTGCTCAACAAACAGGGAGGCATGTTCTTCACCAGAGCCATGGCAGGTAATGTGTTTCACCGCTTCAGTAATAGGAGGATGGAGCTTTTCCGCTTTTGATTGGAAGATTGCGTCCCAGTGGAATTTGGCTCACAACAATTTAAAACGATCAGTGTGGTTCCCAGTAAGAGAGGGTGTTTCCAGATGATGTTCAGATGATAATCTGGTTTACCTGTTGTCTTTCGGCAGGGAATAACAAGCTGGGGGGTCAGGACTTCAGCCAGAGGCTGCTGCAGTACACCATCGAGCGAGCGCGTCAGGCGTTCGGCGTCCCGCCCGCTCTCAAAGAGGACATCCACCGTCTCCGACAGGCTGTGGAGGCCGCCAAGCTCAACCTCACCCTGCAACCCAGCGCCGCCGTCAGTGTGGCGCTGCGCCTGCGCGGCCCCGACGGCTCTGAGGCCGCCGCTCCGGTTCCCTTCCGGGCCGTGATCACCCGCGAGCTGTTCGAGGAGCTCAACGAGGACCTTTTCCAGAAGATCCTGGCTCCCGTGGAGACGGTGTTGGCCGAGGGCGGCCTGGAGAAAGTGGACGTGGACGAGATCGTTCTGGTCGGAGGGTCCACCAGGATCCCGCGGATCAGGAGGCTGATCAGCGAGTACTTCGGGAAGGACCCGAACACGTCGGTGGACCCGGACCTGGCTGTGGTCACCGGTGTGGCCTTACAGGCCGGCATCATGGGCGGCTCCTGGCCTCTTCAAGTGAGCGCTATAGAAATCCCCAACAGACACCTGCTCAAGAGAAACTTCAGCTGATCTTTGGAAAGATTGTTCTATTCTTTTACTCCTGTCTGTTGCCAACAAAAGACACGGTGACCTTTTGAATGAAGAAACGACTTTGAACAGTGAACTTTTCCTTTTCGCGGCGGCAGAACAATATGTGATCCCGTTTTAAAACTCCAGCATTCCTCTCGGATGGGTAACGGCTGCTGAAGGGAACAGTTCCGTTTGCGCTTCTAACGTCCAAGCTGCTTTAGTGCTTTaggttttttgtttaaaaaaaacacagctgccTATTGAAGAAATGTGAAATGAAGCCTGTCGCTGCAGTGAAGATGCTCATTCGTGGTAAAAACGTTAATGCTGCTCTAGGCCTATTGAGGGAACAGAATTTCAGAATAGCCAGTACGTCTTCAgcggttttatttatttatttaatcccATTGTCGCCGTGTGTTCTGACATCCTTCCATCAAAGGTTGGCGTACAGCGTCGCACCGGTAAGCTGATGTATTTAGCTTGAATCAAAGCGTTTCTCAGCCAGCGCATAAAGACATTCCAGACATTCCCTGCGTAGGTcataaaagaaatgaaaagccttCATGTTCTCACAGTACTGCCTTCCATCTTCCCAGAAATCCAGACTGGATAAAGCTGCACTTTGAGGACTGTGTGCAATAATGTGCTTTTATTTAGATGGAAGTCAGTTATATATTTGTGCTTACTGGTGCCTTGTTATTGGATATCAAAAATGTGTTCGCcacatttatattataatattaatatcagGGTGCATTGAATATTTATAACATCTGCTCTTATTTTGGTAAAGTGGTTGTTGTATAAAAGTTGATCTCCatttcgctttaaaaaaaaaactagtcacataattttttttcatcaaagaaCTCGTCATCTACCTTcaacttcctgtcttatttctTGGGGAAACAAGTGAGTCCACGTTACCCATCGATAAGAGGCGGCAATGGGTTGATTGTTATTTAAGACCATGAAACCAAAACACTATTTAATAgaagaatttatttatttctgaggCACAATccccaaataaaaacaaagcgaTACACTTGCTGACCCTGTAGCATCCTTCCATTAGATTACAGCTTAATTTTCACATGTAGCACCCACTTCATTCATCTTACAGCAGTCAATTTAACACCAGCAACCAACACTGAAATACCACAGACTCCAGAGGCTGAGAGGAAGTGAAAGGGCTCCCGTCatattgctgttattattaATCTTCACCGTCACATTGAAATGTACTGCTTAGTTGGCTGGAGCGTCTCACACGCTCTCACACTGGTTCACCTTTTATGTACAATAATACACTCTGCACTGCAcacagggtaaaaaaaaagaaggtataTACCCATCTGGAATACACGCAATACACTGTTCACATCTTATAGAACAAATCTGAAACACATTCACATTAACCACAAAAGAACTCTTTACCATCTCCAGTTGTACTGGGAGCACAGCTCACATTAGTCCATTACAGTTACATGCACTGGtcaaaggtggggggggggcattcagcCTATATCAAAATGAGTATCTTACATTTACCATGTGAATATTTCACTTGGAGGAAAAGGCAGGACCTCTGTAAACAGCTTgctcttatttattttctctttaaatataaatattaatgttAGTACTTTTGTGGAGCGCTAAAGGAAGGCAGGAGCGTGATGAGCCGTTAGCTTTTAGTCCCATGCTGCAATCAAGCCTTAGGAGAAGGAACTGTACagtagttaaaaacaaaaaccgcTTTGGAAAATTAGCTTAAACCAACAAAGACTGTGGAAACGCATCTTTAAAAATAAGCTGGCGTAACTCATGAGGGGCCTCTCGCACACAGAAGCAGGAGAGGAGGCCACAGGTTGGAGAATTCCATCAATTGAAAAGTGCGTGTGGTCCCGTGTGGTTTGCGCTGCGCCCGTCAGGCGAGACACACAACTATTTACAGAATGTACACAAAGCGGCCATGTGGTGGTTTGCTCTCCATCGGGGTGGAGCGGTCCGTCCCTccgtcaggaggaggaggaggagtttcaGGCTTCACGATGACTTGGAACGCAAAAGGATGCAGAGACCCGAGAGTCTCACTCCAGCGGGCCGGGGGCCCGATCACGGGCCGATGCCGTGGTTGGCGTAGTAGTCGTAGCCATTGTCCCCGTACAGCTCGTCAGCGCCGCCAACTCCGTTGCCCACCTCTGGGGGGCGCCACAggataaacattttttaaaaagaaggcAAAAAGTCAGTGTGCCGTGTGACGTCACGATTCCATTTCAGTTTGCAAGCAAAACACTCGACGCGTCAAACGTGAGGACAAAATAAACCACGGAAGAGTCAAATTAATTGAAATGCATGGAAAGATGGAGATGAGAGCAGCCACTGATGAGACTCACCTTTGACCCCACCCAGCACTAGAGGCTGTCTAGACAGACCGGGGCGTCTATAAGCCCCCCTAGGCGTGCCGTTGTCTCCAGTGGGAGGGTAGTGGGGGAGGTATTTTGGTGCATGAGGtaatggatgggtgggtgggtgaaTGGAGGGGAGAAGAGGCACAGGGGGGCACAGAGGTGGAGGCAACGAGGGATGCAACGGATGGGTGGAAGAGAGGACAAAGTCCCTGCTGGAGGTGGTGCACATCACACAGGCCGCTACTGCGCTTGACCTTCAACggggaagagaggaagaggaggagcgagaACATTCACACTCAGCGCAGACGCATGCTGGGATGCAGAGACATGCTAGGTGGAGCGTCCCGGATCTCAAAGTGGTCCGTTGCTCATCTTTAGCTCAACAGACTTTTCTTAAAACGACACAGGAAGTGGGACGGAGGTGGGCGTGTCCCGCTCGCCTTACCAGAGAAGATGAGTTTCTCCTTCATGACGTTCAGGTCCCTGCTGGACCTCGTCACGGCGGCGCTCAGCATGATCTGCTCGGGGTTGTAGCTTCGCATGCCGCTCATCCGgtacctgcgggggggggggtcacatcgCTCGGTCAGAGAGCTTCCTGAGACAGTGATGACATCACTAAGTACTGCCGCCTCTGCTCACGATACGCAGCTCAGGCTCACGTTGAGGACCAAAGAGGGATCTACTTTTAGAAAGGACCTGAGGACTTTGTGTACCGACTGAAAGGGACGTAAGGACGTCTATCTGGTTCTTTTTGGGGAAAACCGGTTCCTAAATTTCAGCTCTTCGCGATTTGGTTAAAAAGGagactgatttaaaaaatgtacttaAGTTGGCACAATACTACAACATTTATCATCAAATCAAGGTGCATAATGTACAGTTTTAAGTTGAGGAACACGCGATTTAGGCTAATCAGTAAATACAGgggaattaattaattcatagATGGATTATGGTCCACATCAAACCTGGCAACACAAAAAGTTCTTTCCATTGTCCGTCATTACTAAACGACACACTAATCAATAACAGGAATAGCAACCAGTCTTTCAGGGGGGCCGTATTAAAAAGTAGTACCGATATGTGATATTATCCCAGCTGCAGTAACACTTTtgcacaaatgcaaacaaagtggTCACAGAATAGAGCCTTTTTATTTAGAAGTCATTTTATAGCTATTGAAAAGTTCTCCCACATAATTAAATACCAAACATTTTGTCCTATTCCGTGATCACTTAATAAACATTTGCTTTcatgaaaaggcttttttttccaattactTTAACCGACGAGCATTTATCACGATGAACTAATGCTGGGAGGAAATTAGGAGGAGAAATGCAACCAAGCGAGttcatcagcatcaataaaagcCAATCCTTCCCCTGATGAATTCCTATCCGTACTTCATCTTGGACGTCAAGTCGTTTGGCCTAATAGGATAGATAATACATTTAGAAACGCATTGGCCTCTCAGCGGTGGGTATTTCGGGCCGTCTGGGTGCAGAGCATTAGTTTGATCCGGTCCACGGGGAGGACGACGCGAGCTCGTCGGCAGCAGTACAACGATTCGGACGGACAGAGGTGGAAGAAAATAATCGTAGCATGACGGTGGAAAGAAAAACCGGATGGAGTTTGATTTCATAAcaaaggcaacaacaacaaatacaaaataagaaataatggaacaacgtgagagagagagagggaatggATGAAGAATGGTGGACAGAGACGGTGAAAGGAGAGAAGACTTTGGGTCGCAGGAAGTGACCCAGTTACCTGATCATGTGATAGCTGAGAGAAGAGGCCAGAGtgcagcagaagaggaggagaagtgcaTGCACGtcaggcagaggagagaggacgaggaggaggacggaaggACAGCAAAAGGACAAAAGAAGGCGGGAGACAAGAGAGGTCAGTTAAGAAGCCGGCGGGAGCTACAGAAGACCTCGGCTAAGCAGAGCGAACCATccgaaacaaacaaagaggggGAAAAGGTCCGTGCCAGAGACAGCGGGAGGACACGCCATCTGTCTCTGGAGTgccacagaaacaaacaaaaccacccTGTCCTGCAGGAAGAGGACACAGTGCAGGAGTGTGAGAGGTTTACACGATTAAACATCTATTAGAGCGAAGAGAAGACATGCTCATTCAATCAGTACATCACcgcaaaaaagaaatcacatgaAACACGCACATTTGATTTGTGAGTGTTCTCTCCAGCCAAGGCTTTTTCTGGGAACATTATTAAATACAATGTAGCAGAACACAAGGGATCCGTGTAAATATGTATGAGCCGTTATTCTAATGATGATGTTCCAAACAGAGAGCGCTCCACTGAGGAAGACTGAGTCACGCTGAATGGGAGACgccagtgggggggggcttgtaaTGTAAATGTGCGCTCTGCATGAGTGAAACAGAACGACACGGccgaaaaacaaaaagatcagcctttccttttctctccgaACACCAGCGGGACGTTACGTTCAAAGCTCCCAAT
Coding sequences:
- the hspa13 gene encoding heat shock 70 kDa protein 13; translation: MSGEISMIGSVILALFLAGYLGQQYLPPPKPKVIGLDLGTTFCSVGVFHPGSGEVEVIADEEGRRSIPSAVSFTATAVLAGHEALELADDNPQNTVYDAKRFIGKIFEPGVLEQESARYPFKVINNNGSAEFLLSTNHTFTVSPEFIGSRLLLKMRKMAERHLDARIQKAVISVPAEFDERQRNFTVRAANLAGLEILRVINEPTAAAMAYGLHKVDVFNVLVIDLGGGTLDVSLLNKQGGMFFTRAMAGNNKLGGQDFSQRLLQYTIERARQAFGVPPALKEDIHRLRQAVEAAKLNLTLQPSAAVSVALRLRGPDGSEAAAPVPFRAVITRELFEELNEDLFQKILAPVETVLAEGGLEKVDVDEIVLVGGSTRIPRIRRLISEYFGKDPNTSVDPDLAVVTGVALQAGIMGGSWPLQVSAIEIPNRHLLKRNFS